From Toxorhynchites rutilus septentrionalis strain SRP chromosome 2, ASM2978413v1, whole genome shotgun sequence, a single genomic window includes:
- the LOC129766647 gene encoding uncharacterized protein K02A2.6-like produces the protein MKFEVDSGSPVSLIGLADRVKWFNDITLNETKVELRSYCGSKIKVFGTIDVDVACNGKIQVLRLFVVDSKRQPLLGREWMRALQFNWNDVMKNYLSSVNKITLRTPLSGTVRNVLEEFPSVFDDSIGEITKVQASLTLKPNSKPVFLKSRSIPFSIQDVVENEINRMVEKGILLKVNHSEWATPIVPVMKSANKVRLCGDFKLTVNKNLLVDEHPLPTIDELFANMAGGEKFSKLDLAQAYLQMVVRQEDQPILTLNTHL, from the coding sequence ATGAAATTTGAGGTAGACAGTGGTTCACCAGTTTCCTTGATTGGGCTTGCTGACAGAGTAAAATGGTTTAACGACATTACACTTAATGAGACAAAAGTTGAATTGCGTAGTTACTGCGGCAGTAAAATAAAGGTTTTCGGTACCATTGATGTAGATGTGGCGTGTAACGGGAAAATACAAGTCTTGCGATTGTTCGTGGTCGATTCGAAAAGGCAACCGTTGCTGGGGCGGGAGTGGATGCGTGCGTTGCAGTTCAATTGGAACGATGTCATGAAAAACTATCTTTCTAGTGTCAACAAAATAACGCTGCGTACACCGTTATCCGGAACGGTGAGAAATGTACTCGAAGAGTTCCCTTCAGTTTTCGATGATTCTATTGGAGAGATCACCAAAGTTCAAGCTTCGCTAACCCTGAAACCGAATAGCAAACCTGTATTTTTGAAATCTCGTTCAATACCTTTTTCTATTCAAGATGTTGTGGAAAACGAAATCAATCGGATGGTGGAAAAGGGGATCTTGTTGAAAGTTAACCACAGTGAATGGGCGACTCCGATAGTGCCTGTGATGAAGTCCGCCAACAAGGTGCGTCTGTGTGGGGATTTCAAGCTGACCGTTAACAAGAATCTGTTAGTGGACGAACATCCTTTACCGACCATAGATGAATTATTCGCCAACATGGCCGGTGGCGAGAAATTTTCTAAACTGGATTTAGCACAAGCATATCTCCAAATGGTTGTTAGACAGGAAGATCAACCAATACTCACATTAAACACACAtctgtag